The DNA sequence gcccacagtgaccaccTAGCCGAATGCAAACAGGTCCACCAAGGCGACCCACCTCAAAACAGCCATAAGCCCTCGCTGCCCAATGGGCTGCTTACAACCAGGCATGGGTACTAAAAAAAGGTAAAGTCCCACGTATTCCCCTACCTCCTCCCCCTTAActacagcccccccacccccactcctggcaGAGCCTCTCCTCTGCAGTCCTGCCCGCTGCTCCCTTGCAGTGTACCCAATAAACTTCCATCTCCTGTTTTGCCTCGGGTGAATTCTTTCAGGGCCGGCACTGCTGACCTCCACCCACTAGGGTCGCCCCATACTTTCCAAAGTAGGGACATACTAGACCCCTGCCCTGGGCGCCACTAAGGCTGGTCCCAAGTTCAGGAAAGATCAGACTGGCCTTCCCTGATAGATCTTCTACTCAAACTTCTCTACTGATGCCTCCACAGTCCTCCCACAGAGGACTCCTATCTTCTGTGTAAAGAACAAGAacgggcgtgcctgggtggcttattcagttaaaggtctgactcttggtttcagttcagatcCTGAGATGGGAGCCCTGTGTGGAACCCCAtgctcagtgggggtgggggggggtcctGCTCgaacattctctttctctgccccgcTCTTGTTCTCTCCAATCAatcatccaaaaaacaaacaaacaaaaagaacaagaacaaaaagggATTTGGGAATTATCAAGTTATTCGCATTGGGAAATTTCAACTCTCCCCCTGAAGACTTGCCATCTGGGGTTACCAGTTTTCATGGTAAGCCTTTTCTTGTAGTTTACCACTCCTTCCCCAACCCAGCTGAGGGCCCCTGCCTCTTCCAACCTGACAGCGCCAAGACCCCAGAACCAGGCCTCTGTTCTAATAAATACACCACCAGCCCTAGAAGCCGTGTATCTCCCTGAGGCCCTGCACATGATGATGAAGCAACGAGATGACTGAACTAAGTGGCTTTATTGGGAAGAGCCAGGATTACAACGGACTTAAGAGTTGGCATTGGGACCCTTCTTCTTGCCAAAAGTGGGCACGACGTTGACAAAGCGCCGGTTGTACTGCATCCGTCGCTTGGCTCGgcctgtcttcttcttctttttttcctgtttagccACCTGGGAAAAGGAAGGGATGATCAGACCTTGGTTAACCTCTTCCATGTCTTCCCTCAGTCTTAactccagggagggagaaggcaaaCAGAGGAAAGACCAAAGGTCCTGGCttagcttaaaaacaaacaaaacaaagcccgcacataaaaaacaaaaacccaaagtcTAAACACCACCACTAATACTCTCACCTACCTTGGGAGTCTGCCCTCTTACTTTCCCAGCACGGGCCAGGGAACCATGGACTTTACCTGTGGTGGGAAGGACGTAGGTAGTTAGGAGAGCAAGAAGGCCCCACCTAGCAGAATCCTTTCTCCCTCAACTCAAGCCTTTAAAGATAAACAGGGACCATCACGGAACAAGAACAAAGTTGCAAAGATATGACCTCTGACCAAGAGTGTTTAGTACAGTACGTTCCAGGATTTCACTTCAGGATTTTCCAGATGGACTTTAAACAAGAACTGAAAAGCACCTTGGAGAATCTAGTCTGGCTTGATTTTAGTGAGCAAACAAGGGACTAGTAAGTAACTGAAACAGAACTAGGCTCTGGCTCAGTCTCCCATGGACCTCTTCATGAGGAAGGTAAACAGGAAGAACCACCCTGGGGTTAAGACACTGAACTCCACACTCCACACTCATTTTGAGCTTACAAACATTTCAAAGCTCCCCAACTCACCTCCAAGCATGCGGCCGGCTACTTCCAGAGTGGTCAGAGCCTCCACTCCACACTGACCTAGGGTAGCCTCATCCTCCAGGGGCGTGCCTGCCAGGAGCACGACCTGATCTTCTGGAGCGATGCCCTCCAGCAAGGCTACATGAGCCTACGGGGGGAAAAATAAGACTCATCAGCGTTCCCGCGGGAGGGGGTGGAGATTGAAGAACACCAGAGGACTGCGCCCAGGAAGCACCACGCAGCCTTACCTTGATCTGGGCGACCGTCTCCTGGCCGGTCACCTCGAGGGTGTGTAGCTCCTGGGCGCGGACAAAGAGCTGCATGTCGGCGACTGAAGAAAGAAAGGCTGGTAAAAGAATGCTCTGGGAGAGAGGGGGTCGGGGGAAGGCAGCGGGCGGCACCGATCGCGCCGGGATATAGGTGGTCGCGGGATCTCACGTGGGTAAGGCCAGGCCTGCCAGGGAGGTCGGCTGGGACCGGAAGCTGGCCCTCAGAACACACCCTGTCCCTCTTTTATTCTCGCGCCCTCTGACTTCGCAGCCAACCTGCTATTAGGCTTCCAGATCCAGCGGTGGCCCGAATCTTACCTGAACTGCGGGCACCGCAGCCCGTACCGCGAAGATGGAGtcgagaaagaggaagaagcaagggcGCGCACGTCCTCACCGCCTGCTGCGTGCCACGTCACTGCTGAGCGACCGCTAGAGCCTTTGGCTTTTGTACCGCCCACGGCAGTCCTAGCTCCACCTCTTTACGCTCTGCGCAGGCGTTCTTTTGGTTCCGGGGGCGCGCCCAGAAAGGGGTGGGACCTGGCCGGCTGCGCGCGCAGACGGCCAGTGTACGGGAACAGTTCAAGATGGCTGCGGCCATGTTCCGGGCTGCGCTGAGAGGGTGGAGAACTGGCGTCCAGCCGGGCTGCGGGCTACGGCGGCTGGTGAGAACGCTgagcctggaggtgggggaggagggctgcGTTGAATCTCGCTGTTATTCCTGTAACCCTGGAGCTCACGTACAAGGTAGAGGCAAGGTACAGGGCCTGCAGTGCGCCTGGCTGTGTGGGGCTTAGAACCTGATTGATGGACAACTTGGGTTAGTCAGAACTGGGAAGGGCTGCACGTCgactcctaatttttttttttttagagggatgCCGTTCCACAGGGCAGGGGTCGGCCTTAGGTCATTGGCGACACTAATGGGAACCTAGAGTTCTTATGTTATACGGGCCACttcattctccttccctcttctcgtAACCCCGGGGCCTGTCCGGACTCCAGGGCATCTATTGGGAGAAGTGTCCAAGAAGGATCCTCAGGCTGGAGGATGGGAGGACAGATTGCGGAGAATTACCTTAGGTAGATTTTTTAttaatgtcttaatttttcctAGATGGAAAAAGGGGGTAATAAAATACCTAACTTGTGTCATTGTAAGAATTAAGTCAAAACAGTCAGTGCCCGTAATACATTTAGTCCAGTGCCTGGCAGTGTTTCTATGAGGCCAAAATGTTACACGTAAGCGAGGGTCATATCGGATGATTGTGAGTGGGATTATTACGATTGCTGAAAGTGCCTAATCCAGAACTAGACTGTTTCAATAGAATACTTAGAGGAAACTTTAAAATCCTGAAAAATGCTATGTCGGTCAGACAGTAAATTGACTTTGACTTTTGAGTCCCACAGACGTTCCGAGAGAGGCGAGCCTTTCAGAGTGCCTGAATTTATTTTCCAGACTCACCTCCACCCTGGCAAACTGAAGTCTGGGGCTTTTCTATCTCCAGGCTTTTATTTATGCCATTCTTTGCACCtgtagtgtttcctttttttacttaAGTTCTGTCTCTTCTTTGTTGGGTGGGTGTGTAGTGGGTGGGCCGATGGGAGCaatggttgtttttgttttgggccTCAGAGCCAGACCCAGGGGCCTCCTGATTACCCCAGCTTTGTGGAGTCTGTGGATGAATACCAGTTTGTGGAGCGCCTGTTACCCCCTACCAGCATCCCAGAGCCCCCAAAGCACGAACACTATCCCACTCCCAGTGGTTGGCAGCCACCCAGAGGTGAGCTGGGCGATGGGGATGGCTTGAGGTTTACAGGGGGGAAACCTCTCTCTCCCTACTGGTCTACCTCACCAGCTGAGGCTCTAGATTCCCCAGTGGGTTTGGGACTTGTGTGGAGGTCTCTCAGGGCTTAGCATCTGTCTCATGTTCAAGGGAGGGCCTGGGAATGCAGCCCTGTTTTACTAGTACCCATCCAGCCACACTGGCGGGATGAGGTCTTCCCATTCAGGAAAAGTGAAGCATAGAGAGAAGAGCTAAGAGTGggacccccactcccactccagTAGGCCTTGTACCATAATTGAGAGCACAGCTTGGGAGTTGGGCAGTTCTGGGTTCAAATTTGGCTCTGCTTTTCATTGCCAGTGTGATCATGAGTTAGTCATTTAGCTTCTCCCATCCTCAATTTttagcaaaatggagataatctgCTCAgtacataaagcacttagcacagagcccggCATGTGGTAGGGTAGGTGTTCAGTGCTGTAAATCCCCATTTCTTTGCGCCAGAGATTGATAGTAGCCTCCCTGATCCAGGGGAGAAGTGCAAGGATTGGCCTCAGATGGGGACCTAAAGATCTAGGGAGGCATGGCCCTAACTTCATTTCTCCCTGAGCACCTTCTGccgccaggccctgtgctgggtctGTGAGGTTACCAGGGCAAGCCAACTGGTCCTGGCTTAAATTTCGGGAAAGAGCAGGTCTTCTGATCTGAAATCTAGAGGTGGCTTTACCATTGGGTGCACTGATTCTCTGCAGACTGTGAGGGGAAGGGCATCGGCTAAGGTGGCATAAAGCCTGGGGAGATTTGGCTTCTCACCATTCTTCCGTATAACAGACCCCCCACCCAACTTGCCCTACTTTGTGCGGCGCTCTCGAATGCACAACATCCCCGTCTACAAGGACATCACACATGGCAACCGCCAGATGACTGTGATCCGAAAGGTGGAGGGGGACATCTGGGTAAGTGAGGGCATGGGTCAGGGGCTGATACTGACCCTTTTAGGGCTGAAGGGATGGGAGTCTACTGGAGGGGGTGGTCTGACCAGGCTTGATTTGTcatcttccccacctccctccccaggccctgcagAAGGATGTGGAAGATTTTCTGAGTCCACTGTTGGGGAAGACACCTGTCACCCAGGTCAATGAGGTGACAGGTACCCTGTGGGTCAAGGGCTACTTTGACCAGCAGCTCAAAGCCTGGCTCCTGGAGAAGGGCTTCTGAGGCCCAGCTGAGCAGCCTGCATGACAGCATCCGCCACAGACTGGAGTCCAGGGGGGTCTCAGGAGGAGGGAGGTGACTGTTGGAGCAACTAGGACGGGAAGTCTAAATGTCAGGGCTAAGAGCTTGGGCAGGGCAGAGTCAGGGCTAAAGGGCTTCAGAGCAGGCCTCGCTCACATTAAGGGGGAACGGGACCCTCTCCACAGGGGCCAGCAGTGAGGGAGGGCTGTCTGACAGTGGAGACCCTGCCTTCGTGGGAGCTCATTGGGCTCAGCTGTTCAAATTCTGGAGGTTGTTGACTGGTGAAAGTAATAGCCCAATCCATTTTAGGGGAGGGTAGCACAGGGCAAACCCACTGAGTACATTTCTTCCTTGGCCCTCAGACCCCCACCACTGCAGACATTCTCAAGCCCTTGCTCCAGGCCGGACCTGGTTTGGTGGAGGCTATGGAGAACACAGAGGACTCAGGCATGGGTCCCGGAGGTCTTCAGTTCCAAGTGCAGTGCTGGGCACAGGCATAGAGGGCTCATGTCAGCCGCTGGGCTCATTCCTCTTACCCGTGGAGAAGTAGAAGGCCCAGTCACCTTGGCTCCATTCTAGGGGAGGAGTTGGGTCTGACTGCATTTCTAGCTCCGAGAAGTTAAGCGATTAGCTTGAGCTGGTCTCTTCACAAGGGGGTGCTCAGGAGCATCCAACAGAGCGAGCCTGCCTTCCCGGCTTGCTGGCCTGGTATCAAGGCTGGACAGGGGCTCTGCAAGAAGAAACGTGCTGGCCTTTTGCCCCTGCCATCCCGTCCCACCCCCAGCCAATGAACTGTTCCACTTGCCCCATCATTGGGAGTTACAAAGGTCAGAGGCCTGAGTTCCCACCCTTATCCCACCCTCCAGCTGGTTAGGGACAAGGTTCGAAGCCTGGCTCCCCTACTTGTCCTCTGACCTAAGGCAGggaacttaacctctctgggactcagttttttCATATGCTAAATGGGGATCTCTTCATCATAGTTTAATGACTTGTCTAAAAAAACCCACACCCCTGGGGACTCTGAAGTCGGCAGCCTGAGCAAGAAAGAGCAGTTTGGCACGCGGATCCCGTGACTCCAGCTCCAGCAGTCGTTAATGCGAGTCTTTATTGGCTGTATATACAATTTAAGCTATTAAAATTTGtacaatatttacaaattaaataatcaTCTGAAACTGTCTCCAGCAACTCTTGTAACACAGAACCGAGGGAAAAAAAGACGGGCAGGCGGGCCTCGGCTCCTGTGGTCCCTGCCTGGCCCAGTGCCTTTTCTAAACTGGAAAGCCCAGGAGCATGACACTCCTGCTCCTCTTTCCTAGGGTCAAGCATTCAAGTTCAAAGACCATTTTAAGCCAAAAGACAACAGCAAGGAAGTAGTTCCAATACTTCTAAACCCCAGAGAAGTTCTGGAAGTCGAGAAGTGGCTTCCACGGACTCTGCGGCGTGCAGTGGTTCGGGAGCAGACACATGAGCCCTCAGCCTGGCGGGAGGCTGGGCAGTGGTTGCTGGGTGAGACCAGGAACGGTCCCACGGGACAGACAAACCACAGGGAGACGGtggcgtggggggaggggaggggcacctcAGTGCTGCCCCCCTGCTCCTCCACCCTCGAGCCCCCCTTTCCCTGGGCTGTGCAGTTGCCAGTAAGACACGGAAACACCACAGGGCATGAGTGACACAGCCACCATCACAAAGGGCTTCTAGGGAGTTTAGGTAAGAAAAGGGACAGCAGTACCAGTCTTGGTGGGTGGCCCAGGGAGCAAGTTCCTGGCCTGCCTCCAGCCCCTTAAGTTCACACATGGGATCGGGGAGCTAATACTGTTCAGCACTGAAGcgacttcacacacacacacacacacacacacacacacaagtggggccTGGAGGGACTGCCCCTTCTCCCAGAGAGGGGTGAGGGAGTAGAGGGCTTCTCAGAGACTGCGCCTTCCTGCCTTCACGGCCCCAGCAGAACAGGCTGAAGGTGGGAGAGAAAGGCTGGAACTGACCCAAGATCCCCATGGCTGCCCAGGACTGGAAGGGCTGGAGTCAACTGGGGCCTCAGGCGTCTTTCCACTTGGCCTAGGGGATGCCACCTCCTTTGTCTCAGAGCTGGGGGTCATTACTCCCTGgtgcacagagagagggagcgggCACTTGGTGGCAGGACGTGTTACAGCAAGGGCTGCTCAAGAGAGTGGAGGCAGGGGTAGGACTGGGGTAGTGTCAGTGGGCAATCGGGGACTCCAACTTCtgcaggcggcggcggcggagctCCGCTGCGTCGGGCTCCCCGTCCTCAGGCAGCTCCTCCGTGCCCACTGACTCAGGAGCTGGGGACAGAGTTCCGAAGTGGGACCGAGAGAAGTTCCTTCCCCattcccaccctccacccccaggctGACCGAGACTACCTGGAGGCTTTTCAGGCTCAGGGGCTGGCGAGGAGGTTCCAGGGGATGGGGTGGTGGCCTCGGAGCTGGGGAtgctggtgggggaggcagcGGTGACAACTGCAGGGGCCGTCTCCTCAGTGGGGCTGACAGAGGTGGCAGGCCGAGGGGGCCTAGGAAGACGAGAAGGAAGGGGCAGGTGAGGACTTGACATCCTGGCGTGATTGGGCAGTTCTTCTGCCCCTTGGAAGCCTTGCGGGGCAGCGTCAGCACTGACGTCCGTCTGCAGCCCAAGTTAGCAGCGGACACAGGCGAGCACGTGTCGTGGGAGTCATCGTGAGCCCCTGCTACAGATGGGCCGTAAAGCACTCGCTGGCGACAACTGTTGGCCTTGTTCACTCTGAAACCACAGCGTCTAGTGGGGTGCCAGGCTCCTCACGGGGCGCCCAGAGACTTTCCACTGACCAAAACCACACTCAAATCTCAGACTCCAGCTCCTCTCCAAGCCTGTGCGGtcactgctgtgtgccaggcactctgtgCACGTGACCTGTGGACGGGACTTAGAACTCTTCTATTCAAATAAGGTGACCGTGCTCACCGAGCAAGTGAGTGGTGGGACCAGCACTTGAACTTAGGCTAGGCTGGCTCTCGGTGACTTTTTTATTTGCTGACTCAGATCAGGGTCAGTGGTTCCCAGGCACCGGGTCACCGTATGTGAGAAGGGTAGACATGTTGAACTAAAGCCCTGAGAACGAGGACTaatttgattttagaaaaacataaaggaaCAAGATTGGAAATCAGCTCTCTCATGAACGTCAGTCctcctgggacccaggcaggcctcCGGCAGCAAGAGACACAGGCCTCGAGAACCTGGAGATCCTGGTGTGTCTACGGACAGGCCGGCCTGAATCAACGGGCGTCACAGGCCGGCAGGAGAAGGACCAAGAACCCCGGCCGGGAGCCTTCCGCGGGCGGCCGGGCACGCGCACGTACCGCAGGGAGGCGCGCACGTACCCCAGGGAGGCGAGCACGGTGAGGTACTGGTTGATCTGCAGCATGGCGGCGTCCAGCAGCGTGTGGATGTTGCGCAGGCTCTGCAGCCGCGCCTCCAGGTGCTGCCGCTCGTGGCCTTCCAGAGCCCGCAGCTCCTCCGGGGTCAGCCCGGCAAAGCCCGCGGGGGGCACGGGCATCGGGGGGAAGGCTGGAGAGAGGCGGAGGCTCAGCCTGGGCCTGACACCCCCGACCCTGCCCAGCAGCCCCGAGCGCGGCTCCGCTTACCGAACGGCGGAGGCAGGGGCATGCCCatccagggaggagggaaggggaagcctGGGCCGGGGCCGGCCtccggggcgggggcggagccAGGGGCCGAGGCGGCGGGGCCCGCTGTGGTGGTGGCGGCTCCACTGGGCCGAGGAAGGGCCGCTGAGGGTAAGAACAGGAAGTTGGGGAGCGTTAAGAGGCCCCCGCTGCCATTCCTCCCACCCCTTGGCTGTCACGGTCCCCAAAAGACACTCACCTGCACTGGTGGATGGAGGAGCCACAGCCTCTCCtgagctggggggaggtgggaCAGGTGGAAAGGGGGCCATGGGGGGCCACAGCGGGAACATGCctggaggaaagggaggcaggaggccctGGGGGACTGCAAAGAGAGCACAGAGCACGGGGCAGTGAGAAAAGGTCCGGAGTGAGACAGACGCAGATCACACAGAAGGGGCTGGCCCTTAGGAACTCTGTCCCTGCTCCCAAGGGCCTCTCGCAGCTCAGCACGATATGACACATGACCACGACCCGCTTCCCCGCCCAGACTGAGCTTCTAGAAGACAGGGAGTCTGATTCACCTCAGTGTTTCCCATACCCAGCTCGGGGCCAGTACTCTACAGGGCGTGTTGGATGGCCAAGTGAGGGGGCCACTCACAGTTGGGGGGCTGCGGCAGGAGTGGTGGGGGGTGAGCGGCCGGCGGGGGCCCCTGATCTGCAGGTTCCGGGGGCGGTGGTGACTGGGTCGGCAGTGATGCCCGGAGGACATCCATACGGCACGTAGGGCAGGTCTGCTGCCGCTGGAACCAGGAACGCAGGCAGCTGTGGGGTCAACACCGGGTGATGGCTAGCAGGTCCCTGGGGGCCTGCCTTCCAGAGCCTCCCCcctggtgtcaggctccccaGGGCCCCTCCCACCTGGTGTGGAAAATGTGGTTGCAGGGCAGTCTCTTGGCACCAGTCACCATCTCTTCTCGGCAGATGATGCAGACATTGTCCATTGCCTGGAGTTCCTCCGGGGTGGCATCCGGATACCTAGTTAGGACAGGCCAAGGACAGGTCAAGACCAGAGGTGTCTTGGGGGAGCCCGGGGCAGAGCTCGGGAGCGCAGGCGGGCCACTCACAGTGTGTTCATGTTGCGGATGGCTCGGCGAGACATGATGGCGTCTGTCACAGCCTTCTTGAACTGCCTGAAAGGCCGGTGTTGGTGAAAGTTGGGTGAGGGCGGTGCGGATAAGGgccggggcaggggcaggccgggccgggccgggcttACCTCATGGCCAGGTACATAGGCCGGATGGCAAAGAGAGGGAAGGTGTGCACCTTGATCATGATGGTCATGAAAGCCATGTACAGCAGAACCTTGATGAAGCCTGGGGGCAAGGGGAGGTGCAGAGAACAGCAGTCGCAGGgcctggggggcggggccggggacGCTGGTCCGGTCCGGGGAGGCCCGGGCTCTCCTCACCTGTAAACAGCTCCGTGTAGAGCATGTACACGGCCTTGTTGTCCCAGGGGTTCTCGCTCTGGAGGTCCACGGAGTGCAGTACGTACTTGATAAAGATGGTAAGCACCATGGTCATCAGGATGGCGTactggagggagaggggacgCAGGGGCATGAGCACACACCTCCCCCAGGCTGCAGTCACACTGCCGGAGCCCGGGAGTCGGCGGGGCGGGGCGCCGTGAGACCAACCCGGGCTCGGCCACAGCTGCGTCCTCCCAGCTCGTCCACTCCCCAGACCTCTCCAGCCCCGCCGGCCTGTCTGCCAAATGACAGAATTAACCGTCCCTTTGTTAACGACATGGCTTTGCCGATGAAAAGATGCAGGTCAAGTGCTCAGCGCAGGGTCTAGCATACAAGCGAGCACTCGGCCAATGGGAGCTGTTAGCACCGGACACACCTCCCCAGTTGTCCATCAAGCTAATTCCTTCCCACTGTCAAGGCCAGCTCCCCCAGGGGTCCATGTGCAGGAGGCCCTCCCTGAGTGCCAGGTCAGGACTGCTCCCCCACACGTgcctctctgtgcttcccctcctccagggtgtctgtgtgtggagGGCGGGAGCTGAGACTGACTGATGGGTGCTCCTTGGTGGCCTGCACAGGCCTGGCCCcagaacaggtgctcagtaagGGTTTGTTGGCTTATTGAAGGCACATTCGGTGGGCTTGTCCTCCCAACCTCCCAAGCCAGTTTTACCTCAAAGCCAAACACCAGCTGCACTGAAGCCCCACGGGTCAGGATGCTGTGATAGGCATGGCTGACGAAGAGGAAGTCCAGGATACCCAGGAGGAACATAAGGGCTGTGGGGACCCCCCAGATGGGGGGTTGGTGGGGTCAGCCCAGGGCCCAACAGCCACTTCCGGCTTTAAGACCCCTCCCTCACACCCTCAAGCCCACCATGGCCCTAGCCATCTAGTCAGGTGGCACACTCCATTGACCCCAGCCCCCTGGGAACTCCAGTTTTGCCTGGGAGGGTATTAGAGCGGCCCGAGCTCCAGGTGAGGAGGCCAAGAGCTAAGGGGCTGGGCAGCTGAGAAGCCCTGGAGTGGAACAGGGCAGAGATGATGCAAATTAACTTCCCAATTTATCTTTCCTGTACAGCTGTGGGTTGAGGGGGACGCCTGTGCTCTGGGGTAGAGGACCATGGTTAGTGACTTGTCATGTTCCAATTGTCCACGGTGCCtcttctccctccagctccctcctctcccctcccatggATCTCACTCACAGATAATGCGGCAGTGAAAGAGCCAGGAGATATTGGGGCTGCGTTCCATCTGAGGCAGAGCAGAAAGGGGGCCCATCAGGAAGGCCGGGGCTCACCCCACATCCCCAACCCAGCCTTCACTGTGCAAGCCTACCCACCAAGCACTCCCTGGCTCCCATCTGCTTCAGAGAACCCCCCTGACCCAACTCACAAAATCCACACGGTCCTCAGCCAGCCAGTGAAAACActtgaggaagagaaggagcGTGAAGAGTGCAACAAAGCGGGGGCTGAAGTCGTCCCGAAAGACAGTGAAGGCCAGACAAGTCTCAGTGACAGCATACCAGGAACGTTCCAGAAGGTGCTGGGGGGTGGACAAGGAATGATGAGGAACCCAAGACATTCTGCttgcccagccccctgcccctcacttcTGGAGTCATGAACCTCTTACCTCCATCTCTGCTGCCCTCAGCTGTCCAAAGAACACCTTGCCCATCACTTTGCCCAAGAGAAAGACAAGGACAAAGGCCTGGATGTAGAGGACCTAGGAGTGAGAAGAGGCTATGGTTTGAGGTCACTTTCTGCTCTGCTATGTCTGGGGCTCGTCATTCGGGAACCTCCCCATGGCCCCATCCCCAATTAATTCAAAGTCAGGCAGCTAGTGGGCTACTTCGCGTCTCTCCCACTTACCTGACCTCTAGCTCCGCCCCTGCCTCAAGCggactcctcctcccctcccagggaGTCCCCCCCACCTTGAGCCCTGAACTCACTGCCATGCTGGGGCTGGACTTGGTCAAGTACACCACAGTGGGGTAGAACTGGTGCTTGAGGTAGTAGGCATGAGCCACCACGGCCCCGGTCAGCGCCAGGCTGGCCGCCATCATCACTGCGGTGCGGAACATCGTCCTGGCCTGGAGAC is a window from the Ursus arctos isolate Adak ecotype North America unplaced genomic scaffold, UrsArc2.0 scaffold_23, whole genome shotgun sequence genome containing:
- the FAU gene encoding FAU ubiquitin-like and ribosomal protein S30 gives rise to the protein MQLFVRAQELHTLEVTGQETVAQIKAHVALLEGIAPEDQVVLLAGTPLEDEATLGQCGVEALTTLEVAGRMLGGKVHGSLARAGKVRGQTPKVAKQEKKKKKTGRAKRRMQYNRRFVNVVPTFGKKKGPNANS
- the MRPL49 gene encoding 39S ribosomal protein L49, mitochondrial; translated protein: MAAAMFRAALRGWRTGVQPGCGLRRLSQTQGPPDYPSFVESVDEYQFVERLLPPTSIPEPPKHEHYPTPSGWQPPRDPPPNLPYFVRRSRMHNIPVYKDITHGNRQMTVIRKVEGDIWALQKDVEDFLSPLLGKTPVTQVNEVTGTLWVKGYFDQQLKAWLLEKGF
- the SYVN1 gene encoding E3 ubiquitin-protein ligase synoviolin, which produces MFRTAVMMAASLALTGAVVAHAYYLKHQFYPTVVYLTKSSPSMAVLYIQAFVLVFLLGKVMGKVFFGQLRAAEMEHLLERSWYAVTETCLAFTVFRDDFSPRFVALFTLLLFLKCFHWLAEDRVDFMERSPNISWLFHCRIISLMFLLGILDFLFVSHAYHSILTRGASVQLVFGFEYAILMTMVLTIFIKYVLHSVDLQSENPWDNKAVYMLYTELFTGFIKVLLYMAFMTIMIKVHTFPLFAIRPMYLAMRQFKKAVTDAIMSRRAIRNMNTLYPDATPEELQAMDNVCIICREEMVTGAKRLPCNHIFHTSCLRSWFQRQQTCPTCRMDVLRASLPTQSPPPPEPADQGPPPAAHPPPLLPQPPNFPQGLLPPFPPGMFPLWPPMAPFPPVPPPPSSGEAVAPPSTSAAALPRPSGAATTTAGPAASAPGSAPAPEAGPGPGFPFPPPWMGMPLPPPFAFPPMPVPPAGFAGLTPEELRALEGHERQHLEARLQSLRNIHTLLDAAMLQINQYLTVLASLGPPRPATSVSPTEETAPAVVTAASPTSIPSSEATTPSPGTSSPAPEPEKPPAPESVGTEELPEDGEPDAAELRRRRLQKLESPIAH